In Zingiber officinale cultivar Zhangliang chromosome 6A, Zo_v1.1, whole genome shotgun sequence, a single genomic region encodes these proteins:
- the LOC121994437 gene encoding membrane protein PM19L-like has translation MANDQLKPIASLLLFLNFCMYLIVTAIGGWAINSAINHGFIIGPELQLPAHFTPVFFPIGNFATGFFVLFALIAGAVGAASAIAGFNHIRFWKYSSLQPAVSSAITAWLLTLLAMGLACKEIVLEGRNAKLRTMEAFLIILSVTELVYILVIHGGSSSPTEQERRTSYMI, from the exons ATGGCCAACGATCAACTGAAGCCCATTGCCTCCCTCCTCCTATTCCTCAACTTCTGTATGTACCTCATCGTGACAGCCATTGGCGGCTGGGCCATCAACTCTGCCATCAATCATGGCTTCATCATTG GTCCGGAACTGCAACTCCCGGCTCACTTCACGCCGGTTTTCTTCCCCATCGGCAACTTTGCCACTGGTTTCTTCGTCCTGTTCGCTTTAATCGCAGGCGCCGTTGGGGCTGCCTCAGCAATTGCCGGATTCAATCACATCCGCTTCTGGAAATACAGCAGCTTGCAGCCTGCAGTTTCGTCTGCTATTACTGCATGGCTCCTCACTCTCCTCGCGATGGG TTTGGCCTGTAAGGAGATTGTTCTTGAGGGAAGGAATGCAAAACTG AGGACGATGGAGGCTTTCTTGATCATTCTATCTGTGACAGAGTTGGTATACATTCTTGTGATTCATGGGGGATCGTCATCTCCGACAGAGCAAGAAAGAAGGACAAGTTACATGATCTGA